From Clarias gariepinus isolate MV-2021 ecotype Netherlands chromosome 2, CGAR_prim_01v2, whole genome shotgun sequence, one genomic window encodes:
- the LOC128515141 gene encoding trace amine-associated receptor 13c-like, which yields MNLTEFNQSDRCEQVSCPERSVSPAVYILLYVCSAAVVLLTVCGNFLVIISVFHFKQLHTPTNMLVLSLAVSDFLVGAVVMPSMLIWTVESCWIFGRFFCIIFLLIGGFLTCLSIYIIALIAVDRYLALSNPFFYLQTVTKRRMLTVINSIWWLCLLYNTALYYFNGSFMNSVMCPGECFFVLNVVCSVVDLVITFIIPLSVIIIFYTLVFVIAKKHATAIRELNNHTRPKTQKITSHSMKSERKAAKVLSILVSVFLMCLLPYFICSLLADVIDIQLETIQKFMVMLCLNSSINPVIYGLFYPWFRRCIKLIITLQIFQTDSDLINVLS from the coding sequence ATGAATCTGACAGAGTTTAATCAGTCTGATCGCTGTGAGCAAGTTTCCTGTCCAGAGAGATCTGTATCTCCTGCAGTttatatcttactgtatgtgtgttcagctgctgtGGTTCTGCTAACAGTGTGTGGAAATTTCCTTGtcatcatctctgtttttcactttaagcagcttcacacaccaaCCAACATGCTTGTGCTCTCTTTGGCTGTGTCAGATTTTCTCGTTGGTGCTGTAGTGATGCCGTCAATGTTAATCTGGACTGTAGAGTCATGCTGGATTTTTGGGagatttttctgcatcattttttTGTTGATTGGTGGTTTTCTCACATGCCTCTCTATTTACATTATTGCTCTGATTGCTGTGGATCGATATCTGGCTCTATCAAACCCGTTTTTTTACCTACAAACAGTCACTAAGAGGAGAATGTTAACTGTAATTAATTCTATTTGGTGGTTATGTCTTCTGTATAACACAGCACTTTACTATTTTAATGGAAGCTTCATGAATTCTGTAATGTGTCCTGGAGAGTGTTTCTTTGTTCTTAATGTAGTTTGTTCCGTAGTTGACCTTGTCATAACATTTATAATTCCACTTTCtgttataatcatattttacaCTTTGGTGTTTGTGATTGCTAAAaaacatgccactgctatcagagagcttaataatcacacacgacctaaaacacagaaaatcacctcacactcaatgaaatctgagagaaaagcagctaaagtcctcagcattttagtgtctgtatttctgatgtgtttacttccatattttatttgCAGTTTATTGGCAGATGTTATTGACATACAGTTAGAAACAATTCAGAAATTCATGGTCATGCTTTGTCTTAATTCCAGCATTAATCCAGTTATTTATGGTCTGTTTTACCCATGGTTTAGAAGATGCATCAAATTAATTATAACCTTGCAAATATTCCAAACAGACTCTGATTTAAttaatgttctttcataa